In Harpia harpyja isolate bHarHar1 chromosome 12, bHarHar1 primary haplotype, whole genome shotgun sequence, a single window of DNA contains:
- the TBX2 gene encoding T-box transcription factor TBX2 yields the protein MRDPAFPGTAMAYHPFHAPRPADFPMSAFLAAAQPSFFPALALPPAALAKPMPDPGLAGAAEAGLHVSALGHHHQAAHLRSLKSLEPEEEVEDDPKVTLEAKELWDQFHKLGTEMVITKSGRRMFPPFKVRVSGLDKKAKYILLMDIVAADDCRYKFHNSRWMVAGKADPEMPKRMYIHPDSPATGEQWMAKPVAFHKLKLTNNISDKHGFTILNSMHKYQPRFHIVRANDILKLPYSTFRTYVFPETDFIAVTAYQNDKITQLKIDNNPFAKGFRDTGNGRREKRKQLSLPSLRMYEEPCKPDRDGGESDASSCEPSAVRDALHSPVGALPSPLRLKGSGREEKPGADSDAEVEKAPEERPAAAASPGGEDATPRSSPRCPEERSKERRSPEKAKDGTSPREGPGEGLFGTRGLEKDKVEGRRKEPDPGKKDAEGGGLGKEAFAPLMVHTDSPPHLSAGHLQSLALSGLHGQQFFSPLGAGQPLFIHPGQFAMAPGAFSAMGMGHLLASVTGGGSLENGALSSAPGTAGTATPFPFHLSQHMLASQGIPMPTFGGLFPYPYTYMAAAAAAASAMPATSAAAAGPLSRNPFLGSSRPRLRFSPYQLPVTIPPSTNLLTTGLPASLNPGSEGSKAGSSRESSPLPEVPLHKGGSQRPAASPKGSLKESLNELQNIQRLVSGLESQRELSPGRESPK from the exons ATGAGAGATCCAGCCTTCCCAGGGACTGCCATGGCTTACCACCCCTTCCACGCACCCCGGCCGGCCGACTTCCCCATGTCCGCTTTCCTCGCAGCCGCCCAGCCTTCCTTTTTCCCCGCTCTGGCTCTGCCTCCGGCGGCGCTGGCAAAGCCCATGCCGGACCCCGGGCTGGCCGGGGCGGCCGAGGCCGGGCTGCACGTCTCGGCCCTGGGACATCACCATCAAGCCGCCCATCTGCGTTCGCTCAAGAGCCTGGAGCCCGAGGAGGAGGTCGAAGACGACCCCAAAGTAACGCTGGAAGCCAAAGAGCTTTGGGACCAGTTTCACAAGCTGGGCACCGAGATGGTGATCACCAAATCCGGGAG GAGGATGTTCCCCCCGTTCAAGGTGCGGGTGAGCGGCCTGGACAAGAAGGCCAAATATATTTTGCTGATGGATATAGTGGCGGCCGACGATTGCCGGTACAAGTTCCACAACTCCCGCTGGATGGTCGCCGGCAAGGCCGACCCGGAGATGCCCAAGCGCATGTACATCCACCCCGACAGCCCGGCCACGGGGGAGCAGTGGATGGCCAAACCTGTTGCCTTTCACAAGCTCAAGCTCACCAACAACATCTCGGACAAGCACGGCTTT ACCATCCTGAACTCCATGCACAAGTACCAGCCCAGGTTCCACATAGTCCGGGCCAACGACATCCTCAAGCTGCCCTACAGCACCTTCCGCACCTACGTGTTCCCCGAGACCGACTTCATCGCCGTCACTGCCTACCAGAACGACAAG ATCACCCAGCTGAAAATCGATAACAACCCCTTCGCCAAGGGCTTTCGGGACACGGGCAATGGCCGGCGGGAGAAGAG GAAGCAGCTCTCGCTGCCGTCCCTGCGGATGTACGAGGAGCCCTGCAAGCCCGACCGCGACGGCGGCGAGTCGGATGCCTCGTCCTGCGAGCCCTCGGCCGTGCGCGACGCCCTCCACTCGCCCGTgggtgccctccccagccccctgcgCCTCAAGGGCAGCGGCAGAG AGGAGAAGCCGGGGGCCGACAGCGATGCGGAGGTGGAGAAGGCACCCGAGGagcggccggcggcagcggccagCCCCGGCGGGGAGGATGCGACGCCCCGCAGCAGCCCCCGGTGCCCGGAGGAGCGGAGCAAGGAAAGGCGCAGCCCGGAGAAGGCCAAGGATGGCACGTCCCCCCGGGAGGGTCCCGGCGAGGGTCTGTTCGGCACACGGGGCCTGGAGAAGGACAAGGTGGAAGGACGGAGGAAAGAGCCGGACCCGGGCAAGAAGGACGCGGAGGGCGGCGGGCTGGGCAAGGAGGCCTTCGCCCCGCTGATGGTGCATACGGACAGCCCCCCACACCTGAGCGCTGGGCACCTGCAGAGCCTGGCACTCTCCGGCCTCCACGGGCAGCAGTTCTTCAGCCCCCTGGGCGCCGGGCAGCCCCTCTTCATCCACCCGGGACAGTTCGCCATGGCCCCCGGTGCCTTCTCCGCCATGGGCATGGGACACTTGCTGGCCTCGGTGACCGGTGGGGGCAGCCTGGAGAATGGAGCCCTCTCGTCCGCCCCGGGCACGGCGGGGACGGCCACCCCCTTCCCATTCCACCTCTCCCAGCACATGCTGGCCTCTCAG ggaATCCCGATGCCCACCTTCGGCGGACTCTTCCCCTACCCTTACACCTAcatggcggcggccgcggcggccgcttcggcCATGCCGGCCACCAGCGCGGCGGCTGCTGGGCCGCTTTCCCGCAATCCCTTCCTGGGCAGCAGCCGTCCCCGCCTGCGCTTCAGTCCCTACCAGCTCCCGGTCACCATCCCACCCAGCACCAACCTGCTGACCACCGGCCTGCCCGCCAGCCTGAACCCCGGCTCCGAAGGCTCCAAGGCCGGCAGCAGCCGGGAATCCAGCCCCCTTCCCGAGGTGCCCCTGCACAAGGGGGGCAGCcagcgccccgccgcctcccccaaGGGCTCCCTGAAGGAGTCCCTCAACGAACTGCAAAACATCCAGAGACTGGTGAGCGGGCTGGAGAGCCAGCGGGAGTTGTCACCCGGCAGGGAGTCCCCCAAGTGA